The Collimonas fungivorans Ter331 genome has a segment encoding these proteins:
- a CDS encoding DNA cytosine methyltransferase — MENSISQADFAFCDPSIVTRRRQVTPAQSQLVLSIFPGIDLFGLGFEQEGFPVVRGPDPLFGGDIRAFTIPGGKFDGIIGGPPCPDFSKARRSAPTGYGLEMIGEYVRVVTQGQPMWWLMENVPGVPDVRIEGYSHQRIDLNAREVGLDQNRHRHFQFGHRDGLLISIDRGAKSTLFEPCCTASEGSQIGRRDWDKFCRLQGLKGALQLDQLTLSGRYRAVGNAVPLPMSRALARAILNAQSPNDVRLCGCGCGRPVVGKSVYAIPACRKRMSRRSVTDQAQLVSAESL, encoded by the coding sequence ATGGAAAATTCAATCTCGCAAGCTGATTTCGCTTTCTGTGACCCATCGATCGTGACTCGGCGCCGGCAGGTCACTCCAGCTCAGTCACAGCTGGTCTTGTCCATATTTCCCGGTATCGATCTTTTTGGCCTCGGCTTCGAACAAGAAGGCTTTCCAGTCGTACGCGGTCCCGATCCTCTCTTTGGTGGTGATATTCGCGCTTTTACTATCCCCGGCGGCAAGTTTGACGGCATCATTGGTGGCCCCCCATGTCCTGATTTTTCGAAAGCACGCAGATCTGCCCCTACCGGCTACGGTCTCGAAATGATTGGCGAATACGTTAGGGTTGTCACTCAGGGGCAGCCGATGTGGTGGTTGATGGAGAATGTTCCAGGCGTGCCTGATGTTCGCATTGAGGGTTATTCACACCAGCGGATTGATCTGAATGCCCGTGAGGTCGGTCTGGATCAGAACCGGCATCGGCATTTCCAGTTTGGGCATCGTGACGGTTTGCTGATTTCTATCGACAGGGGTGCAAAATCGACTCTATTTGAGCCGTGTTGCACGGCATCGGAGGGGAGTCAGATAGGGCGCAGGGACTGGGACAAATTCTGCCGCCTTCAAGGGTTGAAGGGCGCTCTTCAACTTGACCAGTTGACGCTGTCGGGCAGGTATCGTGCTGTTGGTAATGCTGTGCCGTTGCCTATGTCTCGCGCTCTGGCACGTGCAATTTTGAATGCTCAGTCTCCTAATGACGTTCGGTTGTGCGGGTGCGGCTGCGGACGGCCCGTTGTCGGCAAGTCGGTATATGCCATTCCTGCCTGTCGCAAGCGCATGTCTCGCCGAAGTGTGAC